Proteins co-encoded in one Astyanax mexicanus isolate ESR-SI-001 chromosome 1, AstMex3_surface, whole genome shotgun sequence genomic window:
- the LOC111190424 gene encoding protein NLRC3-like isoform X2: MEGDPQVLEDDPDQKDQTSPVQTTTTQNPTAPSELVQKPTAQTGGNVIAPVLHGNVFHGPVHIHSVAESQHEGGAGGGQVMSESSAASSTTLTAGEQHCIKLKDTLKLNYERVIESSQAGHQKFLEDIYTDLVIVQNKSGGVINEHEVMQIEMSPNKAGSEEECIKCSDIFKVQPGTGRRNRKVMTMGIAGVGKTVSVNKFILDWAEGKENQDIQYIFPLPFRELNLKKEKFSLIELLNNCFFSSKPALKSLPEEDGKVLFIFDGLDEYRYPLEFKDGEEVKDVNKTSTVGSLITNLINRNLLSFSLVWVTCRPAAAHLIPQKYINLVTEVRGFNDEQKEEYFTKYCKTEDVAEKISSHIKKLKSLHIMCQIPVFCWISATVLQPLMDKESEKNIPTTLTEMYMSFLLQQKNLMKEKYSQKTDPERIILKLGELALSNLESGELNFYEDNLKECGIDVTDGTVFSGMCTQIFSQQRGISERNIFSFVHLSVQESLAAVYVHHSHCNKKKNVFKKKVLNKLLWINKKITDLHKSAVDRALQSENGHLDLFLRFLLGLSVEDSQKVLTELLPNLKIKAESVSNTAIYIKEKLKEEMHSERSLNLLHCLSELKDNSLTAEIQNFLNSGTLSKQELSSPQWSALIFVLMMSEETQEKFELKKYRASEEGLRRLLPVVKNTQRALLASCNLGVRSCESLKSVLKLENSSLIELDLSNNNLQDSGVELLSAGLKSSHCKLQTLRLSSCNLGEKTCKNLGSDLKLDIFSITDLDLSNNDLQDSGVELLSAGLRSSQCKLQILRSVVSF; this comes from the exons ATCAAACCAGTCCtgtccagaccaccacaacccagaaccccacagctcccagtgaactggtccagaagcCCACAGCTCAGACTGGAGGGAATGTCATTGCACCTGTTCTACATGGAAATGTGTTTCATGGACCAGTTCATATTCACTCTGTAGCTGAATCTCAGCATGAag gtggagcaGGTGGAGGACAGGTAATGAGTGAGAGTTCAGCAGCCTCTTCTACTACACTGACTGCAG GTGAACAACACTGCATCAAGTTGAAGGACACTCTGAAATTGAACTATGAGCGTGTAATTGAGAGCTCACAGGCAGGTCATCAGAAGTTCCTGGAAGATATCTACACTGATCTCGTTATAGTGCAGAATAAAAGTGGAGGAGTCATTAATGAGCATGAAGTGATGCAAATAGAGATGTCTCCCAATAAAGCTGGCAGTGAGGAAGAGTGTATAAAATGCAGTGACATTTTTAAAGTCCAGCCGGGTACAGGTAGACGGAACAGAAAAGTGATGACAATGGGAATTGCAGGAGTCGGGAAAACTGTGTCAGtcaacaaattcatactggactgGGCAGAAGGAAAGGAGAACCAGGACATTCAGTACATTTTCCCTCTGCCCTTCCGTGAACTTAATCTGAAGAAAGAGAAGTTTAGTTTGATTGAACTACTGAATAACTGCTTTTTCTCCTCAAAGCCTGCACTGAAGTCTCTTCCAGAAGAAGATGGTAAAGTGCTGTTTATTTTTGATGGGCTGGATGAGTATCGTTACCCACTGGAGTTTAAAGATGGAGAGGAAGTAAAAGATGTGAATAAGACGAGTACAGTGGGCTCACTGATCACAAATCTCATCAACAGAAATTTGCTTTCCTTTTCTCTAGTCTGGGTAACTTGTCGACCAGCAGCAGCGCATCTGATTCCCCAGAAATACATCAATCTGGTGACAGAAGTACGAGGATTTAATGATGaacagaaggaggagtacttcacCAAATACTGCAAAACAGAGGATGTAGCAGAGAAAATAAGTTCACACATAAAGAAGTTAAAGAGTCTCCACATCATGTGTCaaatcccagtcttctgctggatctctgccactgtgcttcagccactgatggataaagagagtgagaagaACATCCCCACAACCCTGACAGAAATGTACATGAGCTTCCTACTGCAGCAGAAAAACCTGATGAAGGAGAAATACAGTCAGAAGACTGACCCTGAGCGCATCATTCTGAAGCTTGGTGAACTGGCCTTGAGTAATCTTGAGAGTGGAGAGCTGAACTTCTATGAGGATAATCTTAAGGAATGTGGGATTGATGTTACTGATGgtacagtgttctctggaatgtgtACACAGATTTTCAGCCAGCAGAGGGGAATTTCTGAGAGGAAcattttcagctttgtgcatctgagtgttcaggaaaGCCTTGCGGCTGTATATGTGCATCACTCCCACTGCAATAAGAAGAAGAATGTTTTCAAAAAGAAAGTTCTCAACAAACTTTTGTGGATTAATAAGAAGATAACAGATCTCCATAAGAGTGCAGTGGACAGAGCTTTGCAGAGTGAaaatggacacctggaccttttcctccgctTCCTCCTCGGCCTCTCTGTGGAGGACAGTCAGAAGGTTCTGACCGAACTTCTGCCAAACCTGAAGATTAAAGCAGAGAGCGTTAGCAACACAGCTATCTACATTAAGGAGAAACTAAAAGAGGAAATGCACTCTGAAAGAAGCCTGAATCTCCTCCACTGCCTGAGTGAACTGAAGGACAACTCACTCACAGCTGAAATCCAGAACTTCCTGAACTCAGGAACTCTCTCAAAACAGGAACTCTCATCCCCACAGTGGTCAGCTCTGATCTTTGTGCTGATGATGTCAGAGGAGACTCAAGAGAAGTTTGAACTGAAGAAATACAGAGCGTCAGAAGAAGGACTGAGGAGATTACTGCCTGTGGTGAAAAACACGCAGCGAGCTCT actagcttcatgtaatcttggagtaaggtCATGTGAAAGTCTGAAATCAGTGCTTaaactggaaaactcctccctgatagaactggacctcagtaacaataacctgcaggattcaggagtggagctgctctctgctggactgaagagttcacactgtaaactgcagactctcag ACTatcttcatgtaatcttggagaaaAGACATGTAAAAATCTGGGATCAGATTTGAAGCTGGACATCTTCTCCATAACAgatctggacctcagtaacaatgacctgcaggattcaggagtggagctgctttctgctggactgaggagttcACAATGTAagctgcagattctcaggtcagttgtttcattttaa